In Priestia megaterium NBRC 15308 = ATCC 14581, the following proteins share a genomic window:
- a CDS encoding site-2 protease family protein, whose protein sequence is MFGLNDLPKFVWSFCLVLPLVSFVHQLGHSVMAIIFGGKVDFTIGRGKTILKMGKFKIKSVYFLDSFCKYENLKNDSRISHAVVYAGGVLFNLLTIFIINGLIMANILPEDIFCYQFVYFSVYYVIFSLLPIQYTETTASDGRAIYNVLRYGKTCDPD, encoded by the coding sequence GTGTTTGGGTTAAATGATCTTCCAAAATTTGTGTGGTCATTCTGTCTTGTATTGCCACTTGTATCATTTGTTCATCAGCTGGGGCATTCCGTCATGGCAATTATTTTCGGAGGGAAGGTCGATTTTACTATTGGGCGGGGGAAAACGATTCTTAAAATGGGGAAGTTTAAAATTAAGTCAGTCTATTTTTTAGACTCGTTTTGTAAATATGAAAATCTTAAGAATGACAGTCGCATTTCTCATGCAGTGGTGTATGCTGGTGGTGTACTGTTTAATTTGCTTACTATTTTTATAATAAATGGATTAATTATGGCTAATATTCTGCCTGAAGATATATTTTGCTATCAATTTGTTTATTTTTCAGTCTATTATGTTATTTTCTCACTGCTGCCAATTCAATATACAGAGACAACTGCAAGTGATGGACGTGCTATATATAACGTATTACGGTACGGGAAAACGTGTGATCCAGATTAA
- a CDS encoding GNAT family N-acetyltransferase → MTLRAMAESDAGNLLKIFEDAEAMKYYSSTKSEQDTRRWIQWMKQHYQTYGISMWIAEDKQKGEFLGQCGMVLQKVDGKVDPELGYLFLRSRWGKGYASEAAKACLDYGLHTLKFQKIISLIDPDNFPSIKLAERIGMKKEKQVNKWDKSLFFYSIYNEK, encoded by the coding sequence ATGACGCTGCGAGCCATGGCCGAAAGCGATGCAGGAAATTTACTGAAAATCTTTGAGGATGCTGAAGCAATGAAGTATTATTCTTCTACTAAAAGCGAACAAGACACACGTCGCTGGATTCAATGGATGAAGCAGCATTATCAAACGTACGGCATTAGCATGTGGATCGCTGAGGATAAGCAGAAAGGAGAGTTTCTTGGGCAGTGTGGCATGGTTCTTCAAAAAGTAGACGGAAAGGTAGATCCAGAACTTGGTTATTTATTTTTACGCAGCCGCTGGGGCAAAGGCTATGCGAGTGAAGCAGCAAAAGCTTGCTTAGATTATGGACTTCATACGCTGAAATTTCAGAAGATTATATCATTAATAGATCCTGACAATTTCCCATCGATTAAACTGGCTGAAAGAATTGGCATGAAAAAAGAAAAGCAAGTTAACAAATGGGATAAATCGTTATTCTTTTATAGTATATATAATGAAAAATGA
- a CDS encoding prenyltransferase/squalene oxidase repeat-containing protein gives MIILLKEVQLEIQRRIAYLRPTQKNDGSFRYCFETGVMPDAFLIMLLRTFDLDKEVLIKQLTERIVSLQNEDGLWTLFDDEEHNLSATIQAYTALLYSGYYQKNDRILRKAERYIIDSGGISRAHFLTRWMLSVNGLYEWPKLFYLPLSLLLVPTYVPLNFYELSTYARIHFVPMMVAGNKKFSLTSRHTPSLSHLDVREQKQESEETTQESRASIFLVDHLKQLASLPSYIHKLGYQAAERYMLERIEKDGTLYSYATSTFFMIYGLLALGYKKDSFVIQKAIDGICSLLSTCSGHVHVENSTSTVWDTALLSYALQEAGVPQQDPMIKGTTRYLKKRQHTKLGDWQFHNPNTAPGGWGFSDINTNNPDLDDTSAAIRALSRRAQTDTDYLESWQRGINWLLSMQNKDGGFAAFEKNTDSILFTYLPLENAKDAATDPATADLTGRVLECLGNFAGMNKSHPSIKAAVKWLFDHQLDNGSWYGRWGVCYIYGTWAAITGLRAVGVSASDPRIIKAINWLKSIQQEDGGFGESCYSASLKKYVPLSFSTPSQTAWALDALMTICPLKDQSVEKGIKFLLNPNLTEQQTHYPTGIGLPGQFYIQYHSYNDIFPLLALAHYAKKHSS, from the coding sequence GTGATCATATTGCTAAAGGAAGTTCAGCTAGAGATTCAGCGAAGAATCGCCTATCTGCGCCCAACACAAAAAAATGACGGGTCATTTCGCTACTGTTTTGAAACAGGCGTTATGCCTGATGCGTTTTTAATTATGCTTCTTCGCACCTTTGATTTAGATAAAGAAGTGTTGATTAAACAATTAACCGAACGGATCGTTTCCCTTCAAAATGAAGATGGTCTTTGGACGTTGTTTGATGATGAAGAACATAACTTATCTGCCACTATTCAAGCTTATACAGCTCTTTTATATTCAGGATATTACCAAAAAAACGACCGGATTTTGCGAAAAGCAGAAAGATATATTATAGATTCAGGAGGCATTTCGCGCGCTCATTTTCTCACAAGATGGATGCTTTCTGTTAACGGTCTATACGAGTGGCCAAAGCTATTTTACCTCCCGCTTTCTCTTTTGCTCGTGCCTACCTATGTACCGCTTAACTTTTATGAATTAAGCACTTATGCCAGAATTCACTTCGTTCCGATGATGGTAGCAGGAAACAAAAAATTTTCACTTACTTCTAGGCATACACCTTCTCTTTCTCATTTAGATGTAAGAGAACAGAAACAGGAATCGGAGGAAACTACTCAAGAATCACGCGCTTCAATTTTTTTAGTCGACCATTTAAAACAGCTGGCTTCTTTACCTTCTTACATCCACAAACTTGGTTATCAAGCAGCCGAGCGTTACATGCTAGAAAGAATTGAAAAAGATGGAACACTCTACAGCTACGCCACCTCTACTTTTTTTATGATTTACGGTCTTTTGGCTCTTGGCTATAAAAAAGATTCATTTGTGATCCAAAAAGCAATTGACGGGATTTGTTCACTACTTAGTACATGCAGCGGCCACGTGCACGTAGAAAACTCCACGTCAACCGTTTGGGATACCGCGCTGCTCTCTTACGCTCTACAGGAAGCAGGTGTACCGCAGCAAGATCCCATGATTAAAGGCACAACTCGCTACTTAAAGAAAAGACAGCATACAAAGCTTGGAGATTGGCAGTTTCATAACCCAAATACAGCACCTGGAGGCTGGGGGTTTTCCGATATTAATACAAATAACCCTGACTTAGACGATACGTCTGCTGCTATCAGAGCTCTTTCTAGAAGAGCGCAAACCGATACAGATTATTTGGAGTCTTGGCAAAGAGGGATTAACTGGCTGCTGTCCATGCAAAACAAAGATGGGGGTTTTGCTGCATTTGAAAAAAATACCGACTCTATTTTATTTACTTATCTGCCGCTTGAAAATGCAAAAGATGCAGCGACGGATCCGGCTACTGCCGATTTAACCGGTCGAGTGCTTGAGTGTCTCGGAAACTTTGCTGGTATGAATAAATCCCACCCTTCGATTAAAGCTGCAGTAAAATGGCTGTTTGATCATCAATTGGATAACGGGAGCTGGTACGGCCGGTGGGGAGTTTGCTATATTTACGGAACGTGGGCCGCTATTACAGGACTCCGTGCTGTAGGGGTTTCTGCTTCTGATCCGCGTATCATCAAAGCTATCAACTGGCTCAAAAGCATTCAACAAGAAGACGGTGGATTCGGAGAATCATGCTATAGCGCTTCTTTAAAAAAATATGTGCCACTATCGTTTAGCACCCCCTCTCAAACGGCTTGGGCTCTCGATGCTTTAATGACAATATGTCCGTTAAAAGATCAATCCGTTGAAAAAGGAATTAAATTTTTACTAAATCCAAATCTTACAGAGCAGCAAACTCATTACCCCACGGGAATTGGTCTTCCTGGACAATTTTATATTCAGTACCACAGCTACAATGATATTTTTCCTCTTCTTGCACTTGCCCACTACGCAAAAAAACATTCTTCGTAA
- a CDS encoding C45 family autoproteolytic acyltransferase/hydolase: protein MKEIQVEVIQGRGSYRELGEMQGKLHKGTKLFENHQKRRKRSLRSYQTIVKEARHYYDLFARGLWDELVGLAEGLDWPLEDVIHEYSGYQQEWKKTGCSALMQHGVYVRNYDYHPKTYEGRFLLFQPNEGYASVGFGTRMIGRMDGMNEKGLAIGYHFVNRRRQTNGFICCTLARFILETCETTEEAVAILERAPHRHAFNYSIYDRSGQGAVVEASGRGVHVQRGTMMGCTNHFNQLVEENRHHLVESKERLDHIRDHIEKKLSPLEAFSLFNEDEYGIFKEDYRNSAGTLHTVAYVPETLQVIVGIGRKAKPLIFSFEDWVKGEQLTITKIKGTVNTDEPFPFQ, encoded by the coding sequence GTGAAAGAAATACAGGTAGAAGTTATTCAAGGGCGGGGCTCTTACCGAGAGCTTGGTGAAATGCAAGGGAAATTACATAAAGGGACAAAGCTGTTTGAAAATCATCAAAAAAGAAGAAAACGTTCATTACGAAGCTATCAAACGATAGTAAAAGAAGCTCGTCATTATTACGACTTATTTGCTCGGGGACTGTGGGATGAGCTAGTGGGCTTAGCAGAAGGCTTAGATTGGCCTCTTGAAGACGTTATTCATGAGTACAGCGGGTATCAGCAAGAGTGGAAAAAAACGGGATGTTCGGCTCTTATGCAGCACGGCGTGTATGTACGAAACTATGATTATCATCCTAAAACGTACGAAGGTCGATTTTTGCTTTTTCAGCCAAATGAAGGATATGCAAGCGTCGGATTTGGAACAAGAATGATTGGGCGAATGGATGGAATGAATGAAAAAGGACTGGCAATTGGCTATCATTTTGTTAATCGCCGCCGTCAAACAAACGGATTTATTTGCTGTACGCTCGCTCGGTTTATTTTAGAAACATGTGAAACGACAGAAGAGGCTGTTGCTATTTTAGAAAGAGCACCGCATCGTCATGCGTTTAATTATTCCATTTATGACCGCAGTGGACAGGGAGCAGTAGTCGAAGCATCTGGACGAGGCGTTCATGTACAAAGAGGGACGATGATGGGGTGTACGAACCATTTTAATCAGCTGGTCGAAGAAAATCGTCATCATTTGGTAGAGTCAAAGGAAAGGCTCGATCATATTCGAGATCATATTGAAAAAAAGCTATCGCCTCTTGAAGCTTTTTCTTTATTTAATGAAGATGAATACGGTATTTTTAAAGAAGATTACCGGAATTCTGCTGGAACGCTTCATACAGTAGCATATGTACCGGAGACGCTGCAAGTCATTGTGGGGATTGGACGAAAAGCAAAGCCTCTCATTTTCTCGTTTGAAGATTGGGTGAAAGGAGAACAATTAACTATAACGAAAATAAAAGGAACGGTAAATACAGATGAACCATTTCCGTTTCAGTAA
- a CDS encoding NAD(P)H-hydrate dehydratase: protein MRIVTNQEMYQVDDYVMNTIGMSEESLMENAGQAAANALSERIKKHENIGLLIGTGNNGGDGFVIARALKSKGYEVDVWVVPAREKIKGAAKKAMIIYENAGFTWQSAGDNFSVKKYTVLIDCLLGIGVKGSIKSPYDDIIKKINDSNAYIYSIDVPSGVMEQKQELTVRADATITLQQPKVTAFTYPSKESYGELIVVDIGIPPLAIEKSSSLKEVWSTQHIKQSFPIRNASSNKGTHGKGIVIGGSLQTPGAPMLTSKAALTSGAGLLTLALPSDIHAIAAAHMLEVMYKPCLSKDGFFAGEIPLEEEKYDAIAVGPGLGRTKETKKVVEQVLQQPVSVVIDADALFHLPDLMKEVKEREHATILTPHPGEMARLVDTSISEVEENRFLISRQYAVENGVYLVLKGPNTIVTTPDGKQYVNTTGNAGLAKGGTGDTLTGIILAFIMQHDSLQEAISNAVYVHGKAADVLLDQGHTMIDILASDVISALPSVFGQLNEK from the coding sequence ATGAGAATTGTAACGAATCAAGAGATGTATCAAGTGGATGATTATGTGATGAATACAATTGGGATGAGTGAAGAGTCCCTTATGGAAAATGCCGGGCAGGCTGCTGCCAACGCGCTGAGTGAGCGAATCAAAAAACATGAAAACATAGGGCTGCTTATAGGAACGGGAAACAATGGAGGAGACGGCTTTGTTATTGCCCGTGCTTTGAAGTCAAAAGGCTATGAAGTTGACGTCTGGGTAGTTCCTGCACGGGAAAAAATAAAAGGCGCGGCTAAAAAAGCCATGATCATCTATGAAAATGCTGGGTTCACGTGGCAATCGGCTGGAGACAACTTCTCTGTGAAAAAGTATACGGTTCTTATTGATTGTTTATTAGGTATAGGCGTAAAAGGCAGCATCAAATCTCCTTACGATGACATTATAAAAAAAATAAACGATTCTAATGCTTACATATACAGCATCGATGTCCCAAGTGGAGTAATGGAACAGAAGCAAGAGCTTACGGTACGTGCAGATGCTACGATTACGCTTCAGCAGCCGAAAGTCACGGCATTTACATACCCGAGCAAAGAAAGTTACGGTGAATTGATTGTAGTAGATATCGGTATTCCGCCGCTAGCAATTGAAAAAAGTTCATCTCTTAAGGAAGTATGGTCAACTCAGCATATTAAACAATCTTTTCCCATTCGAAACGCTTCGTCCAATAAAGGTACGCATGGAAAAGGAATCGTAATAGGAGGTTCACTCCAAACACCCGGAGCGCCAATGCTAACGTCCAAAGCAGCACTCACAAGCGGAGCGGGGCTTTTAACTCTTGCGCTTCCGAGTGATATTCATGCGATTGCAGCTGCTCACATGTTGGAAGTGATGTACAAGCCATGCCTAAGCAAAGATGGCTTTTTTGCAGGCGAGATTCCTTTAGAAGAAGAAAAGTATGATGCAATTGCAGTGGGACCGGGGCTTGGGAGAACGAAAGAAACGAAGAAAGTTGTCGAGCAAGTGCTTCAACAGCCGGTTTCTGTTGTAATCGACGCAGATGCTCTTTTTCATCTGCCAGATTTGATGAAAGAAGTAAAAGAAAGAGAACACGCAACGATTTTAACACCTCATCCGGGAGAAATGGCTAGACTCGTGGATACATCAATCTCAGAAGTAGAAGAGAATCGATTTTTAATATCTAGACAATACGCAGTGGAAAATGGTGTGTACCTTGTATTAAAAGGTCCAAATACGATTGTTACAACACCTGACGGAAAACAATACGTAAATACCACTGGAAATGCGGGACTTGCAAAAGGCGGAACGGGTGATACGTTAACAGGGATCATCCTCGCTTTTATCATGCAGCATGATTCTCTGCAAGAAGCAATAAGCAATGCGGTATATGTTCATGGAAAAGCAGCGGATGTGCTGCTCGATCAGGGGCATACAATGATAGATATATTAGCAAGCGACGTTATTTCTGCACTTCCGTCAGTCTTCGGCCAGCTGAATGAGAAGTAA
- a CDS encoding GNAT family N-acetyltransferase: MNNVSPLLKGKNVILRKPKDSDVNDYLACKQTKELIRMYGGDTRNLKPLTLQDAKRHVEYIKSQKLNWCIEYQQRFVGEARLTVNEYDRRARYAIGLFDSSVWSQGLGTEVTKLVLAYAFEHLHLHRVDLRVLEYNHRAIACYEKCGFVKEGIEREGAFIEEAFQTDLIMSILEQEYYQL, encoded by the coding sequence ATGAATAATGTTTCACCACTTTTAAAAGGAAAAAACGTGATACTAAGAAAACCAAAGGACAGCGATGTAAATGACTATCTAGCATGCAAACAAACAAAAGAACTTATTCGCATGTACGGAGGCGATACCCGAAACTTAAAACCTCTTACATTACAAGATGCCAAGCGGCACGTCGAGTACATAAAGTCTCAAAAGCTGAATTGGTGCATTGAATATCAGCAGCGTTTTGTTGGAGAGGCCCGGCTGACCGTTAACGAGTACGACCGGCGCGCACGGTATGCAATTGGTTTATTTGATTCTTCCGTTTGGAGTCAAGGGCTAGGCACTGAAGTTACAAAATTGGTACTTGCGTACGCATTTGAACACCTTCACTTGCACAGAGTCGATTTACGAGTGCTCGAATACAACCATAGAGCCATTGCTTGTTATGAAAAATGCGGTTTTGTAAAAGAAGGAATAGAGCGTGAAGGTGCTTTTATTGAAGAAGCATTTCAGACAGATCTTATCATGAGTATACTCGAACAAGAGTATTATCAGCTTTAG
- a CDS encoding glycoside hydrolase family 2 TIM barrel-domain containing protein: MLKTGKKFHYTAPANGYPEWNNNPEIFQLNRSKAHALLMPYQTVEEALKNDRKSSVYYQSLNGSWYFHFAENADGRVKNFFAPEFSYKKWDSISVPSHWQLQGYDYPQYTNVTYPWVENENLEPPFAPTKYNPVGQYVRTFTPKSEWKDQPVYISFQGVESAFYVWINGEFVGYSEDSFTPAEFDITSYLQEGENTIAVEVYRWSDASWLEDQDFWRMSGIFRDVYLYSTPQVHIYDFSVRSSLDNNYEDGELSVSADILNYFEHDTQDLTFEVMLYDANGQEVLQAPLQTNLSVSDQRTVSLRTHIKSPAKWSAESPNLYTLVLSLKNAAGSIIETESCKVGFRTFELKNGLMTINGKRIVLRGVNRHEFDSVKGRAGITREDMIHDILLMKQHNINAVRTSHYPNDSVWYELCNEYGLYVIDETNLETHGTWTYLQEGEQKAVPGSKPEWKENVLDRCRSMYERDKNHPSIIIWSLGNESFGGENFQHMYTFFKEKDSTRLVHYEGIFHHRDYDASDIESTMYVKPADVERYALMNPKKPYILCEYSHAMGNSCGNLYKYWELFDQYPILQGGFIWDWKDQALQATAEDGTSYLAYGGDFGDTPNDGNFCGNGLIFADGTASPKIAEVKKCYQPVKWTAVDAAKGKFAVQNKHLFTNLNAYDFVWTVEKNGELVEKHASLLNVAPDGTDELTLSYPLYEQENEADEFVLTLSLRLSKDTAWASAGYEVAYEQFVLPAKAAMPSVKAAHPALTVNQNEQTLTVTGTNFTAIFDKRKGQFISYNYERTELLASGFRPNFWRAVTDNDLGNKLHERCQTWRQASLEQHVKKVIVQPQVDFVIISVELALDNSLASCYVTYTLYNDGKMKIEQSLAPSETMPEIPEIGMLFTMNAAFDSLTWYGRGPHENYWDRKTGAKLALHKGSVKEQVTPYLRPQECGNKTDVRWATITNDQGRGFLIKGLPTVELNALPYSPFELEAYDHFYKLPASDSVTVRVNYKQMGVGGDDSWQAKTHPDYTLYANRSYTNTFTLKPL; encoded by the coding sequence ATGTTAAAAACCGGCAAGAAATTTCATTATACAGCACCTGCAAACGGATATCCTGAATGGAATAACAACCCTGAAATTTTTCAATTGAACCGTTCGAAAGCACACGCTTTACTAATGCCTTATCAAACGGTCGAAGAGGCCTTAAAAAATGATAGAAAATCTTCTGTTTACTACCAAAGCTTAAATGGAAGCTGGTACTTTCATTTTGCTGAAAATGCAGATGGCCGCGTCAAAAACTTTTTCGCTCCTGAATTTTCATATAAGAAATGGGACTCTATTTCAGTTCCTTCACACTGGCAGCTGCAAGGATATGATTATCCTCAATATACAAACGTGACATACCCTTGGGTTGAAAACGAAAACCTCGAACCTCCTTTTGCACCGACTAAATATAACCCTGTCGGTCAGTACGTCCGTACTTTTACACCTAAATCAGAATGGAAAGATCAGCCCGTGTACATCAGCTTCCAAGGCGTCGAATCTGCTTTTTACGTATGGATTAACGGTGAGTTTGTTGGATACAGCGAAGACAGCTTTACTCCAGCTGAATTTGATATAACTTCTTACCTTCAAGAAGGTGAAAATACGATAGCAGTAGAAGTATATCGCTGGAGTGATGCAAGCTGGCTTGAAGACCAAGATTTTTGGCGAATGAGCGGCATCTTCCGAGATGTGTATCTTTACTCTACTCCACAGGTTCACATCTATGACTTTAGCGTTCGTTCGTCGCTTGATAACAACTACGAAGATGGTGAACTTAGCGTTTCAGCTGATATTTTAAATTACTTTGAGCACGATACTCAAGATCTAACATTTGAAGTCATGCTGTATGACGCGAATGGCCAAGAAGTACTACAAGCTCCGCTGCAAACAAATTTAAGTGTGAGCGATCAACGTACAGTCTCCTTGCGTACACACATTAAAAGCCCTGCAAAATGGAGCGCAGAAAGTCCTAATTTGTATACCCTTGTACTCAGCTTAAAGAATGCTGCTGGTTCTATTATTGAAACAGAAAGCTGTAAAGTTGGCTTCCGTACGTTTGAACTAAAAAATGGCCTCATGACAATCAACGGCAAGCGTATTGTACTTCGAGGAGTGAATCGCCACGAATTTGATTCAGTAAAGGGCCGGGCAGGCATCACGCGCGAAGACATGATTCACGATATTTTGCTGATGAAGCAGCATAATATTAACGCGGTGCGTACATCCCATTATCCTAACGATTCAGTATGGTATGAACTATGTAATGAATACGGACTCTACGTTATTGATGAAACCAATTTAGAAACGCACGGAACGTGGACTTATTTACAAGAAGGTGAGCAAAAAGCCGTTCCAGGAAGCAAGCCAGAATGGAAAGAAAACGTATTAGATCGCTGTCGTTCCATGTACGAACGTGACAAAAACCACCCTTCTATCATTATTTGGTCGCTTGGAAACGAATCATTTGGCGGAGAAAACTTTCAGCATATGTATACCTTTTTTAAAGAAAAAGATTCCACGAGACTTGTTCATTATGAAGGAATCTTCCATCATCGCGACTATGATGCTTCAGATATAGAAAGCACGATGTACGTTAAGCCAGCAGATGTAGAGCGCTATGCATTAATGAATCCGAAAAAACCTTACATCTTATGTGAATACAGTCATGCAATGGGTAATTCATGCGGAAATCTGTACAAATACTGGGAGCTGTTCGATCAATATCCGATCTTGCAAGGCGGTTTTATATGGGACTGGAAAGATCAAGCTCTTCAAGCAACAGCAGAAGACGGTACTTCTTACTTAGCTTACGGGGGAGATTTTGGTGATACTCCTAACGATGGTAACTTCTGCGGAAACGGTTTAATCTTTGCTGATGGGACCGCTAGCCCCAAAATTGCAGAAGTAAAAAAATGCTATCAGCCCGTAAAGTGGACAGCAGTCGACGCTGCAAAAGGAAAGTTTGCCGTTCAAAACAAACACTTGTTTACAAACTTGAACGCCTATGATTTTGTTTGGACTGTTGAAAAAAATGGTGAACTAGTTGAAAAGCATGCGTCACTTTTAAATGTAGCTCCTGATGGTACAGACGAACTGACGCTTTCTTATCCTCTTTATGAGCAAGAAAATGAAGCTGACGAATTTGTTTTAACTCTTTCTCTCAGATTGTCCAAAGATACAGCCTGGGCTTCAGCTGGATATGAAGTGGCGTACGAACAGTTTGTGCTGCCTGCCAAAGCCGCTATGCCTTCAGTAAAAGCTGCTCATCCTGCTTTAACCGTTAACCAAAATGAACAAACGCTTACGGTTACAGGAACTAACTTCACGGCTATTTTTGATAAGCGAAAAGGCCAGTTTATTTCTTACAACTATGAGCGCACCGAGCTGCTTGCGTCGGGTTTCCGTCCGAATTTCTGGCGTGCAGTAACCGATAATGACCTCGGAAATAAACTGCATGAAAGATGTCAAACGTGGCGTCAAGCAAGTTTAGAACAGCACGTAAAAAAAGTAATCGTTCAGCCGCAAGTTGACTTTGTTATCATTTCGGTTGAACTAGCTTTAGATAACTCTCTTGCTTCTTGCTATGTAACGTATACGCTATATAACGATGGTAAAATGAAGATTGAACAATCTTTAGCACCTTCTGAGACAATGCCTGAAATTCCTGAAATCGGCATGCTGTTTACGATGAATGCGGCTTTTGATTCTTTAACGTGGTACGGAAGAGGACCTCATGAAAATTATTGGGACCGTAAAACTGGCGCTAAGCTGGCCCTTCATAAAGGCAGTGTAAAAGAGCAAGTTACACCGTATTTACGCCCTCAAGAATGCGGAAATAAAACGGACGTTCGATGGGCCACTATTACAAACGATCAAGGGCGCGGCTTTTTGATAAAAGGTTTGCCAACAGTCGAGCTGAACGCTTTACCTTACTCACCTTTTGAACTGGAGGCTTACGATCATTTTTACAAATTGCCGGCAAGCGATTCAGTAACCGTGCGGGTTAACTACAAGCAAATGGGCGTTGGCGGAGACGATAGCTGGCAAGCTAAAACACATCCTGATTACACACTATATGCTAACCGCTCGTATACAAACACGTTTACGCTAAAACCTCTATAA
- a CDS encoding AraC family transcriptional regulator, whose amino-acid sequence MDRMYFPALSDEDMKLPFYVTSAGSWRHQTHINRQGEFPDYQWIQCIKGRGELHVNDEVYIIKENEGMFLTPHVPHEYYPVTSEWQVCWVSFNGSVMDDIMLSLQFINSGKIVLTNAESLYRMLQELMNRLEENHTFSTMQCSELLYSVILKLRQDSVYIESKSRLQQITQLNPVLRYIEEYYHQPLTLEVLAQQLSVTEQYTCLLFQQSLGIRPFEYVTRVRIQKAKKLLLKNNQISVQDVARQVGYEHPSYFIKRFKEQENVTPTIFRKMYFS is encoded by the coding sequence ATGGACCGTATGTACTTTCCGGCTCTTTCAGATGAAGATATGAAACTGCCATTTTATGTTACAAGCGCTGGAAGCTGGAGACATCAAACGCATATTAACCGTCAGGGAGAGTTTCCTGATTATCAATGGATTCAATGTATAAAAGGAAGAGGCGAGCTTCATGTAAATGACGAGGTTTATATTATAAAAGAAAATGAAGGGATGTTTCTGACGCCGCACGTTCCGCACGAATACTATCCCGTTACGAGCGAATGGCAAGTATGCTGGGTTTCTTTTAACGGAAGTGTGATGGATGATATTATGCTTTCTCTTCAATTTATTAATTCGGGAAAAATCGTCCTTACAAATGCTGAAAGTCTTTACAGGATGCTTCAAGAACTAATGAATCGGTTAGAAGAAAATCATACCTTTAGCACCATGCAGTGCTCTGAACTACTATACAGCGTCATTTTAAAACTTCGCCAAGACAGCGTATATATAGAAAGCAAAAGTCGCCTGCAGCAAATTACTCAGCTAAACCCAGTCCTTCGTTATATCGAGGAATATTATCATCAGCCGTTAACGCTAGAAGTACTGGCGCAGCAGCTCAGCGTAACGGAGCAGTATACGTGTTTGCTTTTTCAACAATCTCTTGGCATCCGGCCATTTGAATACGTAACGCGCGTGCGGATTCAAAAAGCAAAGAAACTGCTGCTTAAAAACAACCAAATCTCTGTACAAGATGTAGCAAGACAAGTAGGGTATGAACATCCAAGCTACTTTATCAAGCGTTTCAAAGAACAGGAAAACGTTACGCCAACTATTTTTCGAAAAATGTATTTTTCATAA
- a CDS encoding ABC transporter ATP-binding protein, with product MIKIKNVSVKRAEKEILKNVSWLVEKGEHWCLLGLNGSGKTTLLNIINGYIWPTKGQVEVLSRKFGETNLSELRKEIGWVSSSLQQRFRDDDTVVEMILSGKFASIGLYEQVEQKDMNQAIELMQLLNCADLQNQAYGTLSQGERQRVLIARALMASPKLLILDEPCTGLDIMAREQLLQLIAKMAEQPKAPTLIYVTHHVEEILPCFTHTLCMRQGEVFSSGKTKDQLTEPHLSKFFNHSVEIQQQKERTWLSLKEPVPVKS from the coding sequence ATGATCAAAATTAAGAACGTTTCGGTAAAACGAGCAGAAAAAGAAATTTTAAAAAACGTGTCGTGGTTAGTGGAAAAAGGGGAACATTGGTGTTTGCTTGGGTTAAATGGTTCCGGAAAAACGACGCTTTTAAATATAATCAACGGATATATCTGGCCTACAAAAGGTCAAGTAGAAGTTCTTTCAAGGAAATTTGGAGAAACAAATCTGTCTGAGCTCAGAAAAGAAATTGGATGGGTAAGCTCTTCGCTTCAACAGCGGTTTCGAGATGACGATACGGTTGTAGAAATGATTTTAAGCGGAAAATTTGCATCTATTGGTTTATATGAACAAGTGGAGCAAAAAGATATGAACCAAGCCATAGAATTAATGCAGCTGCTAAATTGCGCAGATTTACAAAATCAGGCGTACGGAACACTTTCTCAAGGAGAGCGCCAGCGAGTGCTAATTGCCCGAGCTCTTATGGCTTCACCAAAGCTTTTAATACTTGATGAGCCATGTACAGGTCTAGATATAATGGCCCGCGAACAGCTTCTTCAGCTAATCGCAAAAATGGCAGAGCAGCCAAAAGCGCCTACGCTTATTTATGTTACTCACCATGTAGAAGAAATTTTGCCTTGCTTTACCCATACGCTTTGTATGCGCCAAGGAGAAGTGTTTTCTTCTGGGAAAACGAAAGACCAGCTCACTGAGCCGCATCTTTCTAAATTTTTTAATCACTCCGTAGAGATTCAGCAGCAGAAGGAACGCACTTGGCTGTCATTAAAAGAACCGGTACCGGTAAAAAGCTGA